One part of the Phycisphaerae bacterium genome encodes these proteins:
- a CDS encoding electron transfer flavoprotein subunit alpha/FixB family protein, producing MTKDILVFVEQRGGAVLPAGLQAVTVGNELAAKTGGRCLAVIIGANLSEPADAVAKSGVATVFTVDADGLAKYNAGPYARALADVIKQADPQIVLLAATSMGRDLSPRVAVRVNGGLATDCTEFDLDANGALRVKRPIFNGKAFNQVHFNPARIQIATVRPNTFASPSSTGPAEIISVAFTADTADSRSITREVARTGGNEKDVTEASIVVSGGRSLKSAENFKILYDLAHALDGAVGASRAACDAGYQPHSKQVGLTGKTVTPNLYIACGISGAIQHLAGMRGSRRIVAINTDAEAPIFKVADIGIVGDLFKVVPALTAEIQKARS from the coding sequence ATGACCAAGGACATCCTCGTCTTCGTCGAGCAACGCGGCGGCGCCGTTCTCCCCGCTGGGCTTCAAGCCGTGACGGTCGGCAATGAGTTGGCCGCAAAAACTGGCGGTCGGTGCTTGGCCGTAATCATCGGCGCCAATCTCTCGGAGCCGGCTGATGCAGTCGCAAAATCCGGCGTGGCGACGGTATTCACTGTCGACGCGGACGGATTGGCTAAATACAACGCCGGGCCGTATGCCCGGGCGCTGGCTGATGTCATCAAGCAGGCCGATCCGCAGATTGTTCTGCTTGCCGCAACCTCCATGGGCCGCGATCTCAGCCCGCGGGTCGCGGTCCGCGTCAACGGCGGCCTCGCCACCGATTGCACGGAGTTTGATCTGGATGCCAATGGCGCGCTCCGCGTCAAACGACCAATCTTCAACGGCAAGGCATTCAATCAGGTCCACTTCAATCCCGCGAGGATTCAGATCGCGACGGTTCGACCGAACACCTTCGCCTCGCCTTCTTCGACGGGGCCGGCCGAAATCATCAGTGTTGCGTTCACGGCTGACACAGCCGATTCACGCAGCATCACGCGGGAGGTGGCCCGCACCGGCGGAAACGAAAAGGATGTGACCGAAGCGTCGATCGTCGTGTCCGGCGGCCGCAGTCTAAAGAGCGCGGAGAACTTCAAGATTCTCTACGATCTGGCACACGCCCTGGACGGCGCCGTTGGCGCCAGCCGAGCGGCCTGCGATGCGGGCTATCAGCCTCACTCGAAGCAGGTGGGACTGACGGGCAAGACCGTGACGCCGAATCTGTATATCGCCTGCGGCATCAGCGGGGCGATTCAGCACCTCGCCGGCATGAGAGGCAGTCGCCGAATCGTGGCGATCAACACCGACGCCGAAGCCCCGATCTTCAAAGTCGCCGATATCGGCATCGTGGGGGATCTCTTCAAGGTCGTTCCAGCGCTGACAGCGGAAATCCAGAAGGCACGGAGCTAG
- a CDS encoding thymidine kinase — MSHSEKRGTLEVVHGSMFGGKTERMIAVLRAAESEGRRAIAFKHIIDNRYDAEHLVTHRNEMFEAVRVSCAEEILTAVLNQSSPSQPAVDLVAIDEGHFFKRALVPVVRRLLERGVSVIVAGISNDAWGRPFEPMPELAAMADRVVIKQAPCVVCGKPAEFTQRITAVNTLHMVGGLADYEPRCADHFTPLPGPPESR; from the coding sequence ATGTCTCATTCAGAAAAAAGAGGCACGCTCGAGGTCGTCCACGGTTCCATGTTCGGAGGCAAGACCGAACGGATGATCGCTGTATTGCGCGCCGCGGAATCCGAAGGCCGCCGCGCGATTGCGTTCAAGCACATCATCGACAACCGATACGATGCCGAACATCTGGTGACGCATCGAAACGAAATGTTCGAGGCCGTTCGCGTCTCGTGCGCCGAGGAAATCCTGACGGCCGTCCTGAATCAGTCTTCACCGTCGCAGCCCGCTGTCGATCTCGTCGCGATCGACGAGGGCCATTTCTTCAAGCGGGCTCTCGTGCCGGTCGTCCGCAGGCTGCTGGAGCGCGGAGTCTCTGTGATCGTCGCGGGTATTAGCAACGACGCCTGGGGGCGGCCGTTTGAGCCGATGCCCGAACTTGCTGCGATGGCTGATCGGGTCGTGATCAAGCAGGCGCCGTGCGTCGTTTGCGGAAAGCCGGCGGAGTTCACACAGCGCATCACGGCCGTCAACACACTTCACATGGTGGGCGGTTTGGCCGACTATGAGCCGCGATGTGCCGATCATTTCACCCCGCTGCCGGGGCCGCCGGAGTCCAGATGA
- the uvrA gene encoding excinuclease ABC subunit UvrA has translation MSSNKNMAVSPRQQKPPGAATRKDAKSGADAKKSADNLDWLVIRGAAHNNLKHIDVEIPLSRFVCVTGVSGSGKSSLVNDILREQLLRELNGSETANPGRHGGIEGVRHLDKVIDIDQSPIGRTPRSNPATYIKLFDEVRDLFAKLPDSKVRGYSPGRFSFNVSTGEQGGGRCDACEGNGQNRVEMDFLADVWTTCPVCEGRRFNHETLQIHFRGKSIHDVLEMDVQQAMQHFDAIPKIRRMLATLHDVGLDYIKLGQASTTLSGGEAQRIKLAKELVRQSTGRTLYILDEPTTGLHFEDIRKLLAVLHGFVDSGNSVIVIEHNLDVIKTADWIIDLGPEGGSGGGRIVAAGSPEAVAACAESFTGQALTSVLTGQSSKKTAPAAARRAAGSKQTRHGNRKPFAVNNDIVVVGAREHNLKDITVRVPRGGMTVCSGVSGSGKTSFAMDTVYVEGQRRYVESLSSYARQFLGQFQKPKVDHVYGLSPAIAIEQKAAGNTPRSTVGTVTEIYDYMRVLWARVGQPHCPTCDRPIGTQSSEEIIDRIAAMPEGTRLLLCAPIDRSPGESWESLLARCEAQGYVRARIDGKVVELSSKPKIDARRAHRVELVVDRAVVRSGGRGRLGDSIEHALSLGKGVMVVDVLDAPGADESDESRADRVLRFSQHFSCDQCATSYDEITPHHFSFNSRMGWCTACEGLGVQRGTSHDAIIIAPHSSILDGAISVWQNVDANPMLRGMLIALARAIGFDPYLPVGRLSDEHRRAILFGLGDQWIEIDKTAGISGLRFQWKGFFPAIDEATRNSFIYRHRLADLVTEIPCQSCGGGRVRPEANAVRLGSRRIVEVCGMELTTALEFFSSLKFDRRQSRLAGELLHEIHSRLQFLIDVGLGYVTLGRSAPTLSGGESQRIRLASQIGSGLTGVLYVLDEPTIGLHPRDNQRLVGALKKLRDLGNTLLMVEHDDEILRAADHLIDFGPGAGSRGGHVVGFGSPRQLGKNHESLTGRYLSGVDAIAVPTNRRPIRGFRETIAVGETIDHHDAERPVLTILGASQNNLRGLDAVFPLGRFVCVTGVSGSGKSSLVTDILYPALASRIHRAGVTPGLHRGLKGVEFIDKVINVDQQPIGVTPSSNPATYTGVFDLTREVFARLPESKVRGFTANKFSFNRPGGRCEACEGLGQVCHEMHFLPDVWVPCEDCGGKRYQRDTLEIRYKGKNIADVLEMTVDDALVHFVNVPKIRRMLQTLADVGLGYVPLGQSAPTLSGGEAQRVKLAGELGRPSTGRTMYVLDEPTTGLHFDDLRKLLDVLHRLVDMGNTVVCIEHNLDVIKTADWVIDLGPDAGDEGGRIVAEGPPERVANEGSSHTGRLLKGVLDAGPHRERTPFDPKKAAAQSLDSERAHAEPNPGERAIAIAEGHEVRMPWQRDGRKWHTQDRLSRDAKPVEWEGSALVYVVDSIEKLGKRQLRPTDWNDRARVEIAAQAPDGVAQSAVPWFLHALTAGRWLLDLLFRVPSGTFKGAPLAASLALKPLDERDDIQAYGQTARVQIRPANNEFEQVRVMVHDRKEINTPAFREFLSKAFTSYMKHVNSLGSSKSGAEPWKKDGKTWHLSQTQIPKSQQREWKPLSLTLFIGQVSKVLPGVVVDWSGKVFVELATPDGRRVAKIITNKGDAIRIDVYLPPGRFTPTQVEHLGFKQEFSRPGTSGATMSFWFRSIDEVDAGELKAVMRAAWQGEV, from the coding sequence ATGTCGTCGAACAAGAATATGGCAGTCAGTCCCCGGCAACAGAAGCCCCCAGGCGCCGCCACGCGGAAGGATGCGAAATCCGGCGCAGACGCGAAGAAATCGGCGGACAACCTTGATTGGCTGGTGATCCGTGGCGCCGCGCATAACAACCTGAAGCACATCGACGTCGAGATACCGCTGAGTCGCTTTGTTTGTGTCACCGGCGTCTCCGGCTCCGGAAAATCGTCGCTTGTCAATGACATCCTGCGCGAACAGCTTCTGAGGGAATTGAACGGCTCCGAAACCGCCAATCCGGGCCGCCATGGGGGAATTGAGGGCGTGCGGCACCTCGACAAGGTGATCGACATCGATCAATCGCCCATCGGTCGCACGCCGCGCAGCAATCCCGCCACCTATATCAAGCTGTTCGATGAAGTTCGTGACCTGTTCGCCAAATTGCCGGACAGCAAGGTCCGTGGCTACTCGCCAGGTCGATTCAGCTTCAACGTATCCACCGGTGAGCAGGGGGGCGGGCGTTGCGATGCCTGCGAAGGAAACGGACAAAATCGGGTGGAGATGGACTTTCTCGCGGATGTCTGGACCACCTGCCCCGTCTGCGAGGGGCGGCGCTTTAACCACGAGACGCTGCAGATTCACTTCCGCGGCAAGAGCATTCACGATGTCCTCGAAATGGACGTGCAGCAGGCGATGCAGCACTTCGATGCCATTCCGAAGATTCGAAGAATGCTGGCCACGCTGCACGATGTCGGTCTCGACTACATCAAGCTGGGACAGGCCAGCACGACGCTCTCGGGCGGCGAAGCGCAGCGCATCAAGCTCGCGAAGGAACTGGTTCGTCAGTCAACCGGCCGAACGCTGTACATTCTCGATGAACCGACGACCGGCCTGCATTTTGAGGACATTCGAAAGTTGCTGGCGGTGCTGCATGGGTTCGTCGATTCAGGCAACAGCGTGATCGTGATCGAACACAATCTTGACGTCATCAAGACGGCCGACTGGATTATCGATCTCGGGCCGGAAGGCGGTAGCGGCGGCGGTCGGATCGTCGCGGCCGGTTCGCCTGAGGCTGTCGCGGCATGCGCCGAATCATTCACCGGTCAGGCGCTCACGTCCGTGTTGACAGGACAATCATCGAAGAAGACCGCCCCCGCGGCCGCGCGGCGGGCCGCCGGTTCGAAGCAGACCCGACATGGGAATCGAAAGCCGTTTGCCGTCAACAATGACATCGTTGTCGTCGGCGCGCGTGAGCACAATCTGAAGGACATCACGGTGCGTGTTCCGCGCGGCGGGATGACAGTCTGCAGCGGCGTCTCAGGCAGCGGCAAGACCAGCTTCGCCATGGACACCGTCTATGTCGAAGGCCAGCGCCGATATGTCGAGTCGCTGTCGTCCTATGCAAGGCAGTTCCTTGGCCAATTTCAGAAGCCGAAGGTTGACCACGTCTACGGCCTGTCCCCCGCGATCGCCATCGAGCAGAAGGCCGCGGGCAACACGCCGCGCTCAACCGTCGGGACCGTCACGGAGATTTACGATTACATGCGAGTCCTCTGGGCGCGCGTTGGCCAGCCGCATTGTCCGACCTGCGATCGACCGATCGGAACGCAGTCGAGCGAGGAGATCATCGACCGAATCGCCGCGATGCCGGAAGGCACACGGCTGCTGCTTTGTGCACCGATTGACCGTTCTCCGGGAGAGTCATGGGAATCGTTGCTCGCCCGCTGCGAGGCCCAGGGCTACGTTCGCGCCCGCATCGACGGCAAAGTCGTGGAACTGTCTTCCAAACCGAAGATCGATGCCCGCCGCGCGCACCGAGTCGAACTGGTGGTTGATCGCGCCGTGGTGCGTTCCGGTGGTCGGGGCCGGCTCGGTGATTCGATCGAACACGCGTTGTCTCTCGGAAAAGGCGTGATGGTGGTCGACGTGCTGGATGCGCCGGGGGCCGACGAATCGGACGAATCGCGCGCCGACCGCGTACTGCGATTCTCCCAGCACTTTTCCTGTGATCAGTGCGCAACAAGCTACGACGAAATCACGCCGCACCATTTCAGCTTCAACTCGCGGATGGGCTGGTGCACCGCATGTGAAGGCCTGGGTGTTCAGCGCGGGACCAGCCATGATGCCATCATTATTGCACCCCATTCCTCGATTCTCGATGGAGCAATCTCCGTCTGGCAGAACGTGGATGCCAACCCCATGCTGCGCGGCATGTTGATCGCGCTGGCCCGCGCCATCGGCTTCGATCCCTATCTCCCGGTGGGCAGGCTGTCGGACGAACATCGGCGGGCCATACTATTCGGCCTTGGCGATCAGTGGATTGAGATTGACAAGACCGCCGGCATCAGCGGCTTACGTTTTCAATGGAAGGGCTTCTTTCCTGCCATCGACGAGGCCACTCGAAATTCCTTCATCTACCGACATAGACTTGCCGACCTCGTGACCGAGATTCCCTGTCAGTCCTGTGGCGGCGGTCGCGTGCGTCCCGAGGCCAATGCGGTTCGGTTGGGCAGCCGGCGCATTGTCGAAGTGTGCGGCATGGAGTTAACGACCGCGCTCGAGTTCTTCTCCTCGCTGAAGTTCGACCGTCGTCAGTCCCGGCTGGCCGGCGAATTGCTTCATGAGATACACTCCCGACTGCAATTCCTGATCGACGTCGGGCTCGGCTATGTGACGCTCGGCCGCTCCGCTCCAACTCTCTCGGGCGGTGAATCACAGCGGATCCGGCTGGCATCGCAGATCGGAAGCGGACTGACGGGCGTGCTGTATGTGCTCGATGAACCGACGATTGGCCTGCACCCGCGGGACAATCAGCGTCTTGTCGGCGCGCTGAAGAAGCTGCGAGATCTCGGCAACACACTGCTCATGGTTGAACACGACGACGAGATTCTCCGGGCGGCCGATCATCTGATCGACTTCGGACCCGGCGCAGGCTCGCGTGGCGGTCACGTCGTCGGATTCGGCTCACCGCGGCAACTCGGAAAGAATCACGAATCGCTCACGGGGCGATATCTCTCGGGAGTCGACGCAATCGCGGTCCCGACGAATCGCCGACCGATCCGCGGATTTCGCGAGACCATTGCTGTCGGAGAAACGATCGATCATCACGACGCCGAGCGACCGGTGTTGACGATTCTCGGCGCGAGCCAGAATAATCTTCGAGGTCTTGACGCCGTGTTCCCGCTCGGACGTTTTGTATGTGTCACCGGCGTGTCCGGCTCCGGCAAGAGCTCTCTTGTCACAGACATCCTCTATCCGGCGCTGGCGTCGAGAATTCATCGCGCCGGAGTGACACCTGGTTTGCACCGCGGCCTGAAGGGGGTGGAGTTCATCGACAAGGTCATCAACGTCGATCAACAGCCCATCGGCGTGACGCCGTCGTCAAATCCCGCAACCTACACCGGCGTCTTCGATCTCACGAGAGAGGTATTCGCCCGTCTGCCGGAGAGCAAGGTGCGCGGGTTCACTGCGAACAAATTCAGCTTCAACCGGCCGGGCGGGCGTTGTGAAGCCTGCGAAGGACTCGGCCAGGTCTGCCACGAAATGCACTTTCTGCCCGATGTCTGGGTTCCGTGCGAAGACTGCGGCGGAAAACGGTATCAGCGGGATACACTTGAAATACGCTACAAGGGGAAGAACATCGCCGATGTGCTTGAGATGACCGTCGACGACGCCCTCGTGCATTTCGTCAATGTTCCCAAAATCCGTCGAATGCTGCAGACACTCGCGGATGTCGGGCTCGGCTATGTGCCGCTCGGTCAGAGTGCCCCGACGCTCTCCGGCGGCGAGGCCCAGCGTGTCAAGTTGGCGGGCGAACTCGGCCGACCCAGCACCGGCCGCACAATGTACGTTCTGGACGAGCCGACGACCGGCCTGCATTTCGACGACTTGCGGAAGCTGCTCGACGTGCTTCATCGTCTCGTCGACATGGGGAACACCGTCGTCTGCATCGAGCACAATCTGGACGTGATCAAAACGGCGGACTGGGTCATCGACCTGGGTCCCGACGCCGGGGACGAGGGCGGGCGAATCGTCGCAGAAGGTCCGCCTGAAAGGGTTGCAAACGAGGGATCGTCGCACACGGGCCGCCTGTTGAAGGGGGTGCTTGATGCCGGTCCGCATCGGGAGCGCACACCGTTTGATCCGAAGAAGGCTGCCGCCCAATCGCTCGATTCGGAGCGAGCCCACGCCGAGCCGAATCCTGGCGAACGCGCCATTGCGATTGCAGAAGGTCACGAAGTCCGGATGCCCTGGCAGCGAGACGGGCGCAAATGGCACACGCAGGACAGGCTCTCGCGGGACGCCAAGCCGGTGGAATGGGAAGGTTCGGCCCTCGTCTACGTCGTGGATTCGATCGAAAAGCTGGGAAAGCGCCAGCTTCGCCCGACGGATTGGAATGATCGGGCTCGAGTCGAGATCGCGGCCCAGGCGCCGGACGGCGTGGCCCAAAGTGCGGTGCCATGGTTCTTGCACGCACTCACCGCCGGCCGGTGGCTGCTCGATTTGCTGTTTCGAGTCCCCAGCGGGACGTTTAAGGGAGCGCCCTTGGCGGCGTCGTTGGCGCTCAAGCCGCTCGATGAGCGTGACGACATTCAGGCATATGGTCAGACCGCTCGTGTGCAGATCCGCCCCGCGAACAACGAGTTCGAGCAGGTGCGCGTGATGGTGCATGACCGAAAAGAGATTAACACGCCGGCTTTCCGCGAATTCCTGTCGAAGGCGTTTACGTCGTACATGAAGCATGTGAATTCGCTTGGCAGCAGCAAGTCGGGCGCTGAGCCGTGGAAGAAGGACGGCAAAACGTGGCATCTGTCGCAGACGCAGATTCCCAAATCGCAGCAGCGAGAATGGAAACCACTTTCACTCACTTTGTTCATCGGGCAGGTGAGCAAGGTCCTGCCCGGCGTCGTGGTCGACTGGAGCGGTAAAGTCTTCGTGGAGTTGGCAACGCCCGATGGGCGACGAGTCGCGAAGATAATTACGAATAAGGGTGACGCGATTCGAATAGACGTCTATTTGCCGCCAGGCCGATTCACGCCGACCCAGGTCGAGCATCTGGGCTTCAAACAGGAATTCTCGCGACCCGGCACCAGTGGCGCGACGATGTCGTTCTGGTTTCGATCGATCGACGAGGTGGACGCTGGAGAGTTGAAAGCTGTCATGCGGGCCGCGTGGCAGGGCGAAGTCTGA
- a CDS encoding glutamate dehydrogenase — MNFNRITDEQFQAAADHLRLEPDIQLVLRTPYRELIVQIPVRMDDGHLELFHGYRVQHNAVRGPYKGGLRFHPEVDLNEVRSLAALMTWKTALVDIPFGGAKGGVTCDPTKMSRDELQRLTREFTRKIDMALGVYRDIPAPDVNTNPQVMAWIMDEYGKKHGYSPAIVTGKPISLGGSLGREQATGRGTVIIAREACNAMKINLHGATVAIQGFGNVGSWTARLIAELGAKVVAVSDVNGGIHCEKGIDVPALFEHVKRERTVQGFPGSNAISNEDLLCLKVDLLIPAALGGAISRENADSIQARLIIEAANSPVTPRADEMLRARGITVIPDILVNAGGVTVSYFEWVQNLQQFRWDLDRVNSELERRMVDAWNHVHRIAIEQKLSYRVAAFCVALEKVAEATRQRF; from the coding sequence ATGAATTTCAACCGCATCACCGACGAACAGTTCCAGGCCGCTGCGGATCATCTCAGGCTCGAACCGGATATTCAGTTGGTCTTGCGGACGCCCTACCGCGAGTTGATCGTTCAGATCCCCGTGCGCATGGACGATGGGCATCTCGAATTGTTCCATGGCTATCGCGTGCAGCATAACGCCGTCCGCGGACCCTACAAAGGCGGGCTCCGATTTCACCCCGAGGTCGATCTCAACGAGGTCCGATCGCTTGCGGCACTCATGACCTGGAAAACGGCGCTCGTGGACATCCCGTTCGGCGGCGCAAAAGGCGGCGTGACCTGCGATCCGACAAAGATGTCGCGCGACGAGTTGCAGCGACTCACGCGCGAGTTCACCCGCAAGATCGACATGGCTCTCGGCGTGTATCGCGACATTCCTGCGCCCGACGTCAACACCAATCCACAGGTCATGGCATGGATCATGGATGAATACGGTAAAAAACACGGCTACTCGCCGGCAATCGTAACGGGCAAGCCGATCAGCCTCGGCGGATCGCTCGGCCGCGAGCAAGCCACCGGTCGCGGCACGGTGATCATCGCTCGCGAAGCGTGCAATGCGATGAAGATCAATTTGCACGGAGCGACCGTCGCGATTCAGGGATTCGGCAACGTCGGATCGTGGACGGCAAGGCTGATCGCAGAACTGGGCGCGAAGGTCGTCGCCGTGTCGGACGTCAACGGCGGTATCCACTGCGAAAAAGGCATCGATGTGCCGGCGCTCTTCGAGCACGTGAAACGTGAAAGGACCGTGCAGGGTTTTCCCGGATCGAACGCGATCAGTAACGAGGACCTGCTCTGCCTGAAAGTCGATCTGCTGATCCCCGCGGCGCTCGGCGGTGCGATCAGTCGCGAGAACGCCGACAGCATTCAGGCCAGGCTCATCATCGAAGCCGCGAATTCGCCCGTGACGCCGCGAGCCGACGAGATGCTTCGGGCACGCGGGATCACGGTCATCCCGGATATCCTTGTGAATGCCGGCGGCGTGACGGTGTCGTACTTCGAATGGGTACAGAATCTCCAGCAGTTCCGCTGGGATCTTGACCGAGTGAATTCGGAGCTCGAGCGAAGAATGGTCGATGCGTGGAACCATGTGCATCGAATCGCCATCGAGCAGAAGCTCTCATACCGCGTGGCGGCCTTCTGCGTAGCGCTCGAAAAGGTCGCAGAGGCGACGCGACAGCGATTCTGA
- a CDS encoding tetratricopeptide repeat protein, with product MKPSPAMISICSAIALVVAAGTVYFPVLTAGFANQTDHLYLYEAGSIWSPEWSWADAGRTFSRDRIHRPDESGGYYQPLTALSIRLDGWIAVKTSEQVDVDAAHGWASRAFQFHLTNMVLHILNTLLIFVIVRRLSGSVIWPILLSCVFAFHPVQVESVTWIAQRMTLLGGFFALLSLWCYLRSFATQQRSAWIGLATILYAAAMLSRPIFIALPVIMLTLDVWPYRRTGWVPLMEKLPMLTVSLLSGAMQVIARADAGIPPARDAAVAFGPAHAFASLVARLFWPINLTPYNPASASVGGIQLGAWFDVLVVVAVLVAAVIAFRRSKPFFVALSGGVLFVAPALLEWPYARLLLSDQYLYAVLIVPLIVLAAWLGRRGPVWQWWWGRWTAIGTAAFVLIFAVHSHAQTWVWQSSRDLHEHTVRIYPNWIHAHLGLVESLIQENEFDAALVAARRAAQRNPDHPSVQFYLGTILLLNNDSRAGEAAEMLRAALKSNPDWIECLQNLGVAMARSGQNEEAIKYLERARDLQPASSGIRLGLGHAYLKVQRFASARAEFQEALRRRNDPMAHLGLAIAWAANDEMEFARRHLEAAVAKDPNYARRAGRSPELLRLRDFPGFGNLIESPADSSPEDLHATEAPAATRAHGL from the coding sequence ATGAAACCTTCGCCTGCAATGATCTCGATTTGTTCGGCCATTGCCCTCGTGGTCGCGGCGGGCACCGTCTATTTCCCCGTGTTGACCGCCGGTTTCGCGAATCAGACGGATCACCTTTACCTGTATGAGGCCGGCTCGATCTGGTCGCCGGAGTGGAGCTGGGCGGATGCGGGTCGGACATTTTCGCGTGATCGCATTCACCGACCGGACGAATCCGGAGGTTATTACCAGCCGCTGACGGCACTCTCAATTCGATTGGATGGTTGGATCGCCGTGAAGACATCGGAGCAGGTCGATGTGGATGCGGCACACGGCTGGGCATCACGGGCGTTTCAATTTCATTTGACGAACATGGTGCTGCACATACTGAACACGCTGCTCATCTTCGTAATCGTTCGGCGGTTATCCGGCTCGGTGATCTGGCCAATCCTGCTGAGCTGTGTATTCGCTTTTCATCCTGTGCAGGTGGAGTCCGTCACATGGATCGCCCAGCGCATGACCTTGCTTGGCGGGTTCTTCGCGCTTCTGTCCTTGTGGTGCTATCTTCGATCATTCGCAACGCAACAGAGAAGCGCCTGGATCGGGCTCGCGACGATCCTCTACGCGGCCGCCATGTTGAGTCGCCCCATTTTCATCGCGCTTCCTGTCATCATGCTGACACTGGATGTGTGGCCGTATCGCCGAACGGGCTGGGTTCCGCTGATGGAAAAGCTGCCGATGCTGACTGTCTCGCTCCTGTCCGGCGCGATGCAGGTCATCGCGCGGGCGGATGCAGGCATTCCACCGGCAAGGGACGCCGCGGTCGCCTTCGGCCCGGCGCATGCGTTTGCATCGCTGGTCGCGCGGCTGTTCTGGCCGATCAACCTGACTCCGTACAATCCTGCGTCAGCGTCGGTCGGTGGTATTCAACTGGGCGCGTGGTTTGATGTTCTTGTCGTGGTCGCGGTGCTGGTTGCCGCGGTGATCGCCTTTCGTCGGAGCAAACCTTTTTTCGTTGCGCTGTCAGGCGGCGTGCTGTTTGTTGCTCCCGCGCTGCTTGAATGGCCTTATGCCCGTCTCCTGTTGAGCGATCAGTATCTCTACGCCGTATTGATCGTGCCGCTGATCGTGTTGGCCGCCTGGCTGGGGCGTCGCGGGCCGGTCTGGCAATGGTGGTGGGGCCGCTGGACCGCTATCGGCACGGCTGCGTTTGTGCTGATTTTCGCCGTGCATTCCCATGCGCAAACATGGGTATGGCAGAGCAGTCGCGATCTGCATGAGCACACGGTTCGCATCTATCCGAACTGGATTCACGCCCATCTGGGACTAGTTGAATCCCTGATTCAGGAGAATGAGTTCGACGCGGCGCTGGTTGCGGCGCGAAGGGCGGCGCAGCGCAATCCGGATCATCCGTCGGTTCAGTTCTACCTCGGCACCATCCTGTTATTGAACAACGACAGTCGGGCCGGCGAAGCGGCTGAGATGCTCCGCGCCGCTCTGAAATCGAATCCGGATTGGATCGAGTGTCTGCAAAATCTTGGCGTGGCGATGGCCCGTTCCGGTCAGAATGAGGAGGCGATCAAGTATCTTGAACGGGCGCGCGACCTCCAGCCGGCTTCGAGCGGCATTCGACTTGGTCTTGGGCACGCCTATCTGAAGGTGCAGCGCTTTGCTTCGGCACGCGCCGAATTTCAGGAGGCATTGCGTCGCCGAAATGATCCGATGGCCCATCTCGGCCTGGCAATTGCCTGGGCTGCGAATGACGAAATGGAATTCGCGCGTCGACATCTTGAGGCTGCTGTCGCAAAAGATCCGAACTATGCCCGTCGTGCCGGGCGCTCTCCGGAGTTGTTGAGGCTTCGCGACTTTCCCGGCTTCGGCAATTTGATTGAATCGCCAGCGGATTCGTCGCCCGAAGATCTGCATGCGACTGAGGCGCCCGCCGCGACGCGGGCTCACGGATTGTGA
- the surE gene encoding 5'/3'-nucleotidase SurE yields the protein MRILLTNDDGIYAPGILTMYNALAGLGSVDVVAPETVQSGGSHAITIRHPVLWRSVQVGDKFRGTSVEGTPADCVKLAINSLLPEPPDLIVSGINAGLNTGIHVLYSGTVAAAIEGAILGRPAVAVSFELYRDMDFIAAGRIARRIIERIKAEGFLPGTVYNINIPELKPGVPRGIRVAPQSIQAMDERIERRSDPYGREYYWLTGDFKNIGEEMHTDRYALREGYVCVTPLHFNLTDRALLEKMNGWSWPDDE from the coding sequence ATGCGAATTCTGCTTACGAACGACGACGGCATTTACGCACCCGGCATTCTGACCATGTACAACGCGCTGGCGGGCCTCGGCAGCGTCGATGTCGTTGCACCGGAAACGGTGCAATCCGGCGGTTCTCATGCCATCACGATTCGCCACCCGGTGCTCTGGCGAAGCGTGCAGGTCGGGGACAAGTTCCGTGGGACGAGCGTCGAGGGCACGCCCGCGGACTGTGTGAAACTCGCGATCAACTCGCTGCTGCCGGAGCCGCCTGATCTCATCGTCTCCGGAATCAACGCCGGACTGAACACTGGGATTCACGTGCTCTATTCGGGAACGGTGGCCGCCGCGATCGAAGGTGCGATCCTCGGTCGCCCCGCTGTCGCCGTCTCCTTTGAGCTGTATCGCGACATGGATTTCATCGCGGCCGGTCGCATTGCTCGACGCATCATCGAACGCATCAAGGCCGAGGGTTTCCTGCCGGGCACCGTTTACAATATCAATATCCCGGAGTTGAAACCGGGCGTGCCGCGCGGCATCCGCGTCGCTCCCCAATCAATCCAGGCAATGGACGAACGCATCGAGCGGCGCAGTGATCCCTACGGCCGCGAGTATTACTGGCTGACGGGCGACTTCAAGAACATCGGCGAAGAAATGCACACCGACCGATACGCCCTCAGGGAGGGATATGTCTGTGTGACGCCGCTGCATTTCAATCTCACCGACCGCGCGCTGCTTGAAAAAATGAACGGCTGGTCGTGGCCCGACGATGAATAG